The Salvelinus alpinus chromosome 14, SLU_Salpinus.1, whole genome shotgun sequence genomic sequence AAAACCAAACGCCAGACAGCTCACACGGGCACCTCCAGACATGGCTTTCTGTATGAGCCTGACTCTGGGACGCACTTTACGCATCACAAAGTTCTTCAATCTCTCCAGATATTTCTTCAATGTTTTTATGCAAACGGGTAGGTAAATGGTCTGATAACGCCATTTTGCATATGTTTGATGCATCTCACTCCATGGCGACAGTAGGTTTCCAGAATTGTATGAATAATGTGTCATGTTGTAATATATTAAATCAGCAAAAATTGCATTGAAAGCATCTGTGGACAGAATAAGGCCGGGTTCACCAGTTTCCAACATCTCACAGCCAGTCATTCTCTGCTGAACATCTATATTCCCTGTGGAATTAAAGCGATACCTCAGGTCTGACAGTCGCCTTTTCATGCTGAGGAACATGTGTCCAAACACATAAGCTGCATCTTGGGCTACGTCAACCTCTGTTTCGTCTGGGGCGTAAGGTCCCTTGTGGATAAACTGCTCCATGTTGGAGTCAAAGTAGCCAACTTGAATGTCATCCTGCatcaacacaacactacactcaGGGAAAGGTGCTTCTCCTGAGATACAAGTTGCGAATGCCCACAGAGAATGAGATCCTGAATGTGAGTGAAGGTGAAAACAAGATCAGTGAATATTTTTACAATGTCTGAGAAGCTCCTGAAAATATTTTACTCGGTTTTCCTAGGAGTTTTGTACTCTCTACAGTATGGTACTAAACACCACGTAGGCTGGTGCTCACACTGCTCCTAGAATCAAGATGTATACTAAATAAGATATGACAGAGAATAAAAAGTTAATTTTACCTGCGTTTACGATGGTGTAAAGTGAAAGCAAAAGCAAAAAGAAACACAGTTTTACCATGGTTCTGAATGTGTTCAATACTTTTCTGTACGCTCATATGCTCTCAAATAATTTGGCACACTTTCACTTTCACTAAGCCTTACACACTTTCACTTTCTTGGCAAACACCTAGTATATGCTGTCATTGGAAAAATCTGCAATAAACTGTTTCTCAAACAGAATTAGGGATTTAAATTATGATAATTTAGGAGAAAAAAACCTGTTCGGTCTGCCTATTAAAGTATTTTGTGTGTGCCAAGCTATTCTTTTGTTAAATTACAGTTTACAAAAACTCTCCTGTGTGGTTTCTTATGTTTTGCATCACTGTTTGATTTGATCCAATTGCCATAGCATGTCAAATGATTTCTGAGAGCTTGCCTAAGGAAATTATGTCACAATCTGGCCTTGTGTCCAGAGCCCAAGCCATGAAAACTAGACAGCTGTGCTATAGTAACTCCCTGTCATCTCCAGGCTGACCAGGGGCGGACTGCCATCTGGCATTTCGGGCAAATGttagatgggctggtccatttcTAGCCTAGTGGGCCTGTCTTACTTGGATTTTTTAGCAAAATTATaattatctggctaataatggggGCCTTAACGAATAAAATTGGCTGGTGTGGGGGCCTTGAGAAAAATATGGGCCATTGTGGGGGCTCAAGGAAATAAATTGTCCCTTGTAATAAAAATGCCAGAGACGATTTttggtcccagtccgcccctgagGCTTGTATATAGAATGACGCTGTAATGGatagctgccgttttacgggtTCCTGGCCAAATCTGCTATTTTGTGTATTTTTCgctgatcttaactttttttgtacataatgttttacTTCAGTGAGTCGGCAGCATTGGATACACTGCTCACAACAGACCAGGTCCTAATCCCCAAAACTCGTCAAAGGAAAATATGGCGTAAGAGAGGCCGACGTGTGAGCACCCTGACAAAATAACCTTTAGTGAATTAATAATCCGCCTCTACCCTCCACTCTATTGTCGAACGTACAATCACTGGAGATCAATCTGGATGAGctctgttcgagactatcctatcaacgagacctgaagaactgtaatatgtttctctgagtcgtggctgaacaacaacatggataatatacagttgaagtcggaagtttacatatacttaggttggagtcattaaaactcgtttttcaaccactccacaaatgttttgctaacaaactatagttttggcaagtcgggtaggacatctactttggcaAGTCGggcacgacacaagtaatttttccaacaattgtttacagacagattatttcacgtacaattcactgtatcacaattccagtgggtcagaagtttacatacactaagttgactgtgcctttaaacagcttggaaaattccagaaaattatgtaatggctttagaaacttgacatcatttgagtcaattggaggtgtacctgtagatgtatttcaaggcctaccttcaaactcatgggaaaatcaaaagaaatcagccaagacctcagaaaaaaaattgtagaccaaaATTGGCCAGAATtgtagtctggttcatccttgggagcaattttcaaatgcctgaaggtaccacgttcatctgtacaaacaatagtacgcaagtataaacaccatggcaccacgcagccatcataccgatcaggaaggagacgcgttctgtctcctagagatgaatgtactttggtgcgaaaagtgcaaatcaatcccagaacaacagcaaaggaccttgtgaagatgctggaggaaacaggtacaaaagtatctatatccacagtaaaacaagtcctttatcgacataacctgaaaggccgctcagcaaggaagaagccactgctccaaaaccgccataaaaaaagccagactacggtttgcaactgcacatggggacaaagatcgtactttttggagaaatgtcctctggtctgatgaaacaaaaataaactgtttggccataatgaccatcgttatttttggaggaaaaagggggaggcttgcaagccgaagaacaccatcccaaccatgaagcacgggggtgtcagcatcatgttgtgggggtgctttgctgcaggagggactggtgcacttcacaaaatagatggcatcatgaggccggaaaattatgtggatatattgaagcaacatctcaatcagtcaggaagttaaagcttggttgcaaatgggtcttccaaaaggacaatgaccacaagcatacttccaaagttggctcaacttctttgggatagggggcagtattcggaagtttggatgactcaggtgcccaaagtaaactgcctgttactcaggcccagaagctaggatatgcatataattggtactattggatagaaaacactgaagtttctaaaactgttaaaataatgtctgtgagtataacagaactgatatggcaggccgAAAACTCGAGGAGGATCCATccggaatatatattttttgaggtGTCTGCCCATTCAAATGCTtgtttatgggaaaatcaaaggaatacctcccagattgcaattactagggcttccactagatgtcaacagtctttagaaagagtttcaggcttgttttttgaaaaatgagctagaatttgtagtttttctaggtggctctcattttgacTGTAGTCTTTTGGCGCGCGTTGATGAGCGCACTtcattatttatctccggtaatgaacatctccgtcttaaatttgatcgtttatttacatattagggtacctgaggattgattagaaacattgcttgacttgtttggacaaagtttattgGTTACTTTTGGGATTTCTTTGTATGCATTTTTGAACGAGGGGAACAGTTAgattactgaatcaagcgcgccaactaaactgacttttttgggatataaagaaggactttatcgaacaaaacgaccatttgttatgtagctgggacccttgggattgcaaccagaggaagatcttcaaaggtaagtgatttattttatcgctatttctgacttttgtgacgtctctgcttgtttggaaaatgtttttcatgcttttgtacacgaggcactgtcctcagataatcacatggtatgctttcgccataaagcctttttgaaatctgacaaagcggctggactaacaagaagttaagcttttaaacgatgtaagacacttgtattttcatgaatgtttaatattacgatttttgtattttgaattttgcgctctgcaatttcaccggatgttgtcgagatgGGGCCtttcccaaagaggttttaaggacaacaaagtcaaggtattggagtggccatcacaaagccctgacctcaatcctaagacaatttgtgggcagaactgaaaaagggtgtgcgagcaaggaggcctacaaacctgactaagttacaccagctctgtcaggaggaatgggccaaaattcacccaacttattgtgggaagcttgtggaaggttacccgaaacgtttgacccaagttaggcaatttaaaggcaatgctagcaaatactaattgagtgtatgtaaacttctgacccactgggattgtgatttTAGCACTAACTGCTAAACAGAAGTGggtgtgctttatccgggtagctggaaagtagagcatttcAGAAGTCTAATTCAGAAGTGACACAggcatggattagcttttctgcataatttttagacaagaagtttcagatttttgcaatgttacaaagatggaaaaagctgtccttgaaatattcttgatattttcgtcaaaagagagatcagggtccagagtaaagtcgaggtccttcagttttatttgagacgactataccgtcaagattaattgtcagatccaacagaagatctctttgtttcttgagacctagaactagcatctctgttttgtccaaatttaaaagtaaaacatttgccaccatccacttccttatgtctgaaacacaggcaattttggggcttcaccatgtttcatcgaaatgtacagctgtgtatcatccgcatagcagtgacgTTAACATTAtatttccgaatgacatcaccaagaggtaaaatatatagtgaaaacttTATTCTGACttttctctcatcattgattacatttacttatttcagcaatttgaggGTTTTCTGTATAATGTTGGTTGGGCATATTATTCTGCTTTAATGTTacacctgaatcactatgataaatatacTTGTTATTCTTGAGTGTATTTTTAACAAAGCTGAGATgtgtaggaatacaggtgaaatTAGTCATTGACACAGACATTGTGGTGCAGCAGGACGATTTGACTGCAGTGAACCAAGgagttgtgagttcaaatcccaggtaagGACATATTGAATAATAGTTTCTGTATTAAAAAACATGCACAATGTAGTCAAATCTGTAAGTTGAAAACACTGTGTGTATCATAACAGATTTTTGTTTGCAGGGTATCACCTGTGAAATCTCATGTTTTTATCAGCGTGAAACTTCATGTCATATATCACATGAAGTATTCCAAAAACACACagtttcacatgatttcacatgtgcaaAAGATGTGGAATTTCTGTAAGGAATCACATACTCTGCTGTTACTGttaattatctatcctgttgcctagtcactctaTTCCTAGTTATTTGTACATATCTacttcaattacctcatacccctgcacattgtctAGGTActagtaccccgtgtatatagccaagatatcgttactcattgtgtaattattattacttttattattatgggttatacttttctattatttctctattttctctctctctgcattgttgggaagggcctgtaaggaagcatttcactgttagtctacatcggttgtttacgaagcatgtgacaaatacaattttattttatttggaccgtttcaaaGCTCTCTCCTGTCTGGTTCTTTTGAAGACCCAGCTCTTTCTGAGACTTTCACACCTCTGGTGTCTCTTTTAGCAGGCAGGTAAATGGACAAACAGGGCCTGTGTTTGCAGCCGCACTTGGCTGTTGACTCTGGGGCTCCGAGGTGTGACATATACCCCCACAGAGGGGATTATCTCTCTGACACCTTCACCCCACAGGCTGGGAGATCTCTCCTGTTCACACGCCTACAATGACAGGgagtctctaccatccaccttttctctctgtctactcATTCCCTCAGGGCTGGGGTCAATTCCCAATTTGACCAAATGATAGCATGGTAGAATCTAGTATTTGGAAAAAGTATGTTTTATGCTTCCACAGTTTCATACAACGTGCCACAATCCTAGAATGAGGCACAGTGACTGACAAAATATGAGCAACAATAGATTTTTTATTGACAAAACTAATTAAATACTCTGAGTACTACTTACAttatttacattacattcatGTTCAATTATGATACAACATACAAAGTATAAAGACAACATACA encodes the following:
- the LOC139538602 gene encoding major histocompatibility complex class I-related gene protein-like; translated protein: MVKLCFFLLLLSLYTIVNAGSHSLWAFATCISGEAPFPECSVVLMQDDIQVGYFDSNMEQFIHKGPYAPDETEVDVAQDAAYVFGHMFLSMKRRLSDLRYRFNSTGNIDVQQRMTGCEMLETGEPGLILSTDAFNAIFADLIYYNMTHYSYNSGNLLSPWSEMHQTYAKWRYQTIYLPVCIKTLKKYLERLKNFVMRKVRPRVRLIQKAMSGGARVSCLAFGFYPRHINLTLLRDGQPIVEQEMTGGQLLPNGDGTYQLRKSLEVNTEELRERHNYTCTTSHLSLDNKLDVSWIPESGIDRVGLYVKSAPLAMVAIIILLSIFLCVRRRNTAGSQTLSQLSNANYAQVAEQISLSSHSET